From a single Candidatus Thorarchaeota archaeon genomic region:
- a CDS encoding roadblock/LC7 domain-containing protein, with protein sequence MPAMPKREIFERIIQNITSKFPDVYAALFISPEGFPINSWGVTMERAEEISALLSALIGKTKEVITQVNEGADMLFIQVQTTQGGIKIAPQEEFILVTMTRSE encoded by the coding sequence ATGCCAGCAATGCCAAAGCGTGAGATCTTCGAGCGTATCATTCAAAACATTACAAGTAAGTTCCCTGATGTCTATGCTGCTCTTTTTATCAGCCCAGAGGGCTTTCCTATCAATAGTTGGGGTGTTACAATGGAACGGGCAGAGGAGATCTCCGCCTTATTGAGCGCGCTCATCGGAAAGACGAAGGAAGTCATCACTCAGGTCAATGAGGGTGCGGATATGCTCTTTATCCAAGTACAGACCACCCAAGGTGGAATTAAGATCGCGCCTCAGGAAGAGTTCATTCTTGTGACAATGACTCGTTCCGAATAA
- the radA gene encoding DNA repair and recombination protein RadA, giving the protein MELTDLPGVGPAIAKRLAEAGFKSVEAIAVASPSELAAAGSIGETTATKIIKAAREMLDIGFETADLLLERRKVAGRISTGSKALDEILGGGIETQSITEVYGSFRSGKTQLAHQLSVNVQLPPEKGGLGATAIYIDTEGTFRPERLVDMALAVGLDPEEVLKNVIWARAYNSDHQILLCDQAMEMAPEKNAKLLVVDSVTSHFRAEYTGRGTLAARQQKLNKHLHHLGRGSEVNNMAVFITNQVMSRPDAFFGDPTAPVGGHVLAHVPQTRCYLRKSKGERRICRLVDSPNLPEGEAVFTVTKDGIRDV; this is encoded by the coding sequence ATGGAACTAACGGATTTGCCTGGAGTCGGTCCAGCAATTGCTAAGCGTCTTGCAGAGGCCGGATTTAAGAGCGTAGAGGCCATTGCCGTCGCTTCTCCAAGCGAGCTGGCCGCAGCAGGTTCAATTGGTGAGACCACTGCAACTAAAATCATCAAGGCCGCCCGCGAGATGTTGGATATCGGATTTGAAACGGCTGATCTCTTGCTAGAGCGTCGTAAGGTCGCCGGAAGAATCTCTACAGGTTCGAAGGCTCTCGACGAAATCCTTGGCGGTGGAATAGAGACCCAGAGTATCACTGAAGTCTATGGTTCATTCAGATCAGGGAAGACTCAACTCGCCCATCAATTGTCCGTAAATGTTCAACTCCCTCCTGAAAAGGGAGGGCTTGGTGCTACTGCCATCTATATTGACACTGAGGGAACTTTTCGACCGGAACGTCTTGTTGACATGGCTCTCGCAGTCGGACTTGATCCGGAAGAAGTGTTGAAGAACGTCATCTGGGCACGAGCCTACAACTCGGACCACCAGATTCTTCTCTGTGATCAGGCCATGGAGATGGCTCCCGAGAAGAATGCTAAACTATTGGTTGTTGACTCTGTGACAAGCCACTTTCGTGCCGAGTATACAGGACGTGGTACTCTAGCCGCCCGTCAGCAAAAACTCAACAAACATCTCCACCATCTTGGTCGTGGATCAGAGGTCAATAATATGGCCGTCTTCATTACGAACCAGGTCATGTCGCGACCTGATGCATTCTTTGGCGATCCCACTGCACCTGTTGGTGGCCATGTCCTTGCACACGTTCCACAGACCCGTTGTTATCTGCGGAAATCGAAAGGCGAACGCAGGATCTGTCGTCTTGTTGACTCTCCGAATCTTCCAGAAGGAGAAGCGGTATTTACCGTCACCAAAGACGGAATACGTGATGTGTGA
- a CDS encoding NAD(P)/FAD-dependent oxidoreductase, whose protein sequence is MKRVDVLVVGAGSAGCVTARRCAELGLKTLILEKKPQDLIGRKVCGDEISKSHFDDTGINYPANGEVSSVVSGADVYPPSLTHELKVRGWDDFNGWTVDRLSFGQRLLSEALAAGVMLMTEYRVGEPILRGEQVTGVRYKDLKSKQEDTIAAKIVVDASGFAATIRNKLDSEFVEKHVDKEDVALCYREIVKLRYPMAEPEVASVFLGGKYAPGGYAWIFPKGPQSVNVGVGIGGGGGRGSPKALYDSFKEEYPLLYDCEVLDSGGGAVPVRRPLASLVGNGVAFVGDAALQANPIHGGGLGPGMRAGIILGEVAKEAIARRDYTVNGLWDYNVRFLRGFGRRLASLEIFRRLLQQVTDEEMNFGFEKRLLEAGDLMAANRGDGIPLSLADKMRRVKRSITKPSLLRSLQKAASLMKKMNRIYARYPTSPSGFKQWNESVLAIVQSAEFRKK, encoded by the coding sequence TTGAAGCGGGTCGATGTCCTTGTAGTTGGTGCTGGCAGCGCAGGGTGCGTGACAGCCAGAAGATGTGCAGAATTAGGTCTCAAGACACTCATCTTAGAGAAGAAGCCACAAGATCTGATTGGCAGAAAAGTATGTGGCGATGAGATCAGCAAATCACATTTTGATGATACAGGCATTAACTATCCCGCGAATGGAGAAGTATCAAGTGTGGTCTCCGGGGCCGATGTATACCCGCCCAGTCTAACCCATGAGCTCAAGGTTCGAGGATGGGATGACTTTAATGGGTGGACCGTTGATCGATTGTCCTTTGGCCAACGGCTGCTATCAGAGGCATTAGCAGCAGGGGTCATGTTGATGACCGAATACAGGGTAGGCGAACCTATCCTACGAGGTGAACAAGTCACGGGCGTGCGATACAAAGATCTCAAATCGAAACAAGAAGATACAATTGCAGCAAAGATAGTAGTTGACGCCAGTGGTTTTGCAGCCACGATCAGAAACAAGCTTGATAGTGAATTTGTTGAGAAACATGTTGACAAGGAAGATGTCGCCCTGTGTTACCGGGAGATTGTAAAACTACGATATCCCATGGCAGAACCTGAAGTTGCGAGTGTGTTCTTGGGTGGCAAATACGCCCCCGGAGGCTATGCCTGGATCTTTCCGAAAGGGCCTCAGTCAGTCAATGTGGGAGTTGGGATCGGCGGTGGTGGCGGTAGAGGCTCTCCTAAGGCGCTCTATGACTCGTTTAAAGAGGAATATCCACTACTCTACGATTGTGAGGTGTTAGATAGTGGAGGAGGCGCAGTACCAGTTCGGAGACCTCTGGCAAGCCTTGTGGGCAATGGAGTAGCCTTTGTTGGAGATGCTGCACTACAGGCTAATCCAATTCATGGTGGTGGACTCGGACCCGGAATGCGTGCGGGTATAATCCTCGGTGAAGTTGCAAAGGAGGCTATTGCAAGACGCGACTACACGGTCAACGGCCTCTGGGACTACAATGTGCGATTCCTTAGGGGATTTGGCCGGAGACTGGCCTCTCTGGAGATCTTCAGACGCCTGTTACAGCAAGTCACTGATGAAGAGATGAATTTTGGTTTTGAGAAGAGGCTCTTAGAAGCTGGCGACCTCATGGCCGCAAACCGAGGAGATGGCATACCGCTCTCTTTGGCGGATAAGATGAGACGTGTTAAGCGCAGTATCACTAAACCCTCACTTCTCAGAAGTCTTCAGAAGGCAGCTAGCCTGATGAAAAAGATGAATCGGATCTATGCAAGATATCCTACGAGCCCAAGTGGCTTCAAGCAGTGGAATGAATCAGTGCTTGCAATAGTCCAATCAGCGGAATTTAGAAAGAAGTAA
- a CDS encoding adenylosuccinate synthase, with protein sequence MVNLVAVGLQWGDEGKGKIIDTLSGHFDIVARFQGGSNAGHTVVTDGITYKFRIIPTGAVRGKTVVIGNGVVVDPAILLDEIMALEQGGIKVDLVLSERAHVITPFQIQIDGLMEEAKGASRVGTTKRGIGPTYADKISRIGLRVGDIHNDDRNAWGQFEKATLSRIEKQYGAEPVKPPTEVFESLSEIMHKLAPYISDSGAYLRAAIQSGKNVLFEGAQGTLLDIDHGTYPYVTSSNCVSGAAATGTGVPPTALDHILGVTKAYTTRVGAGPFPTELSDDVGQRIQEQGGEFGTVTGRPRRCGWLDIVALRYAVQLNGAEFLAVTKVDVLSGIDPLKFAVAYEIEGVEISDFPVSIHKLQQVTPIYEELPGWKEFSSEDWTRMAKAGYDDLPSALREYLSVIERYTGSKIAIVSTGPSRTDTLFRPEVSDLFTDDETR encoded by the coding sequence ATGGTGAATCTTGTTGCAGTCGGTCTCCAATGGGGCGATGAAGGAAAGGGTAAGATCATTGATACCCTGTCAGGACATTTTGACATAGTTGCAAGATTTCAAGGTGGAAGTAATGCAGGGCATACTGTAGTCACCGATGGTATCACGTACAAGTTCAGGATCATTCCGACTGGTGCAGTACGCGGAAAGACTGTTGTGATCGGTAATGGGGTGGTCGTTGACCCTGCGATTCTACTTGATGAGATCATGGCTCTTGAACAAGGTGGCATCAAAGTCGATCTTGTGCTTAGCGAGCGAGCTCATGTTATCACACCTTTTCAGATTCAGATTGATGGACTGATGGAGGAAGCAAAAGGTGCCTCAAGGGTGGGAACGACTAAGCGTGGCATTGGTCCGACCTACGCGGACAAGATCTCACGAATTGGTCTTCGAGTGGGTGATATTCACAACGACGATCGAAATGCATGGGGCCAGTTCGAAAAGGCCACACTATCGCGTATTGAGAAGCAATATGGTGCGGAGCCAGTAAAGCCGCCCACTGAGGTCTTTGAATCCCTCTCAGAGATAATGCACAAGCTCGCTCCGTACATCTCTGATTCGGGCGCATATCTACGGGCCGCTATTCAGTCCGGAAAGAATGTTCTCTTTGAAGGGGCTCAGGGCACGCTCTTAGACATAGATCATGGAACATATCCCTATGTGACCAGTTCTAACTGTGTTTCCGGCGCAGCAGCTACTGGTACGGGTGTTCCTCCAACTGCCCTTGATCACATTCTAGGGGTCACAAAGGCATATACGACGCGCGTGGGCGCAGGGCCCTTCCCCACGGAATTGAGTGACGACGTAGGTCAACGTATTCAAGAGCAAGGCGGTGAGTTTGGGACAGTGACAGGCCGACCACGACGCTGTGGTTGGTTAGATATAGTTGCACTTCGCTATGCAGTGCAGTTGAACGGAGCCGAGTTTCTTGCAGTCACTAAAGTGGATGTTCTCTCAGGAATCGACCCTCTCAAATTTGCAGTGGCATACGAAATAGAAGGTGTGGAGATCTCTGATTTTCCCGTATCCATTCACAAGCTGCAACAGGTCACTCCGATATATGAAGAGTTGCCTGGGTGGAAAGAGTTCTCATCGGAAGACTGGACACGAATGGCTAAAGCTGGGTATGATGATCTCCCGTCAGCTCTGAGAGAATATCTCTCCGTGATCGAGAGGTATACAGGCTCTAAGATCGCTATAGTATCAACAGGGCCCAGTCGTACAGATACTCTCTTCCGGCCCGAGGTCAGTGATTTGTTCACAGATGACGAAACTCGATGA
- a CDS encoding GTP-binding protein: MSSDSITHMFKLVALGDGAVGKTSCIKRYTEGSFSEHYIMTIGTTFALKNVKVDVPGKGPINCRIVLWDLAGQPSYNELRRRYMAGASMAIIVYDVTRPQTFLNIGEWFTKFITVCPNAVVAVVANKIDRPDRLVPPEAGKMIEKWLDVIHFETSAKTGDNIDELFSELVRRASLKQEQLSKITPQASGPMKMV; the protein is encoded by the coding sequence GTGTCCTCGGACTCAATAACACATATGTTCAAATTGGTGGCTCTAGGGGATGGAGCTGTAGGAAAGACGAGTTGCATTAAGAGATATACCGAGGGCAGTTTCAGTGAACATTACATCATGACCATTGGAACAACCTTTGCCCTGAAAAATGTCAAAGTAGATGTCCCCGGTAAAGGCCCTATCAATTGCAGGATTGTGCTATGGGATCTTGCAGGCCAGCCCTCATACAACGAACTCCGACGTAGATATATGGCTGGAGCCTCAATGGCAATCATAGTATACGATGTCACCAGACCGCAGACATTCTTGAACATCGGCGAATGGTTCACGAAATTTATCACGGTCTGCCCGAATGCGGTAGTAGCTGTCGTAGCGAACAAAATCGACAGACCAGACAGACTGGTCCCACCTGAGGCTGGAAAGATGATCGAAAAATGGCTTGATGTCATCCACTTTGAGACCTCAGCCAAGACTGGAGACAATATCGATGAGCTCTTTAGCGAACTTGTCCGAAGAGCAAGTCTCAAACAGGAACAGTTATCAAAAATCACACCACAGGCGAGCGGGCCAATGAAAATGGTCTGA
- a CDS encoding CBS domain-containing protein, which translates to MKVKDFMTNILVTADEDTLVSEAAKLMAAEDIGSLIITRQDEMVGIVTQRDIIAAHLLSADIYEGLQVKDIMMTQIVTIDPDADLWQALALMDQTGKKHIPVVAGNDTIGVVSATDIIRVLATMKIIAEGAEDQD; encoded by the coding sequence ATGAAAGTAAAAGACTTCATGACAAATATCCTCGTAACAGCAGACGAAGACACACTTGTATCAGAGGCTGCAAAACTTATGGCTGCTGAAGACATTGGCAGCCTGATCATCACCAGACAAGACGAGATGGTGGGGATTGTGACCCAACGTGATATCATCGCTGCGCATCTACTGTCAGCAGACATCTATGAGGGGCTGCAAGTAAAGGATATCATGATGACGCAGATCGTCACTATCGATCCTGATGCGGATCTCTGGCAGGCCCTTGCACTAATGGATCAGACAGGAAAGAAACACATCCCTGTCGTCGCCGGAAACGACACGATAGGAGTTGTTTCGGCAACGGATATTATACGTGTCTTGGCGACCATGAAAATCATTGCAGAGGGTGCAGAGGACCAAGACTAA
- a CDS encoding GTP-binding protein yields MLIRTQVGGTSPLNQQDATATKPSSEEFSGYKFRVVLIGEAGVGKTSLLRRFTENAFEEQYKKTIGTTFASKDVKVLCEDGLTRDARLVIWDMGGQDTYKELRRRFMKGAAGAIIVYDVTRPETFMAMNNWYESFRETCPTADAIICANKVDLDDQRMVPEEPGFMLRDWFQADYFETSAKTGQLVTDVFSRLAEIMLLKKLRELKEPKM; encoded by the coding sequence ATGCTCATACGGACCCAAGTTGGAGGTACAAGTCCCTTGAACCAACAAGATGCTACAGCCACTAAGCCCAGCAGTGAAGAGTTTAGTGGGTACAAGTTCAGGGTCGTTTTGATTGGAGAGGCAGGAGTTGGCAAGACCTCATTACTGAGACGTTTTACTGAGAATGCCTTTGAAGAACAATATAAGAAGACTATTGGGACGACATTTGCTTCTAAGGATGTAAAGGTCCTGTGTGAGGATGGATTGACTCGTGATGCAAGATTGGTCATCTGGGATATGGGTGGTCAGGATACGTACAAGGAGCTCAGACGCAGATTCATGAAGGGCGCAGCGGGCGCAATTATTGTGTATGATGTGACGCGACCAGAAACGTTCATGGCCATGAATAATTGGTACGAGTCATTTAGAGAAACCTGCCCTACTGCCGATGCGATCATCTGCGCTAACAAGGTGGACTTGGACGACCAGAGGATGGTGCCCGAAGAACCGGGGTTCATGCTAAGGGATTGGTTCCAAGCCGATTATTTTGAGACTTCGGCAAAGACGGGGCAGTTGGTCACTGATGTGTTTTCTAGACTCGCGGAGATCATGTTACTAAAGAAATTAAGAGAACTTAAAGAACCAAAGATGTGA
- the pheT gene encoding phenylalanine--tRNA ligase subunit beta yields the protein MIVECSVKNLMSLVGKKMTMKELEHTLFMLKAEIEKIEGDTIEIEINPDRQDMLSTEGIALALRAFLGISPGLPKHPVRKSGKEIIVQRGLEKIRKYIACGIVKNVEVSDELIKEYMRLQEALTATHGRNRRKASIGLYVYDELKFPVTYKTERPDKIHFVPLGYETEMDGPTILREHVKGIEYGPIIAEFKKWPLLVDSEGKILSLPPVINSNDLGRVTEHTRNIFVEVTGTHLPTVEQALNIMVTTLAERHGKIESVTVTYPDGTVLETPNLRPRTMTVTIDEIKTMTGLDLKPEEIVESLERMNYDARLVGKHKVKVAIPPFRTDVLHPVDIIEDVAIGYGFDRIEPVIPSTMTAGSLRPLTRLRNKCRDLMIGAGYQEIMSYVMTSPEIMNAHMKRDRPLVQVGNPKSRDFSVLRNSLVPVLLDFASKNQHADYPQKVFEVGDVVIPDAQKETRVDQRAMLCGLTTDTRVNLTDLMTEIGFLLRGMGLDGRFKFKSREDPSFIQGRSGTILIDDQETGYFGEVAPEVLEAFQLGHPVVTFELTLPSSGNWETH from the coding sequence ATGATCGTGGAATGTAGCGTCAAGAACCTAATGAGCCTAGTTGGAAAGAAGATGACCATGAAAGAATTGGAACACACCCTCTTCATGCTCAAGGCGGAGATCGAAAAAATCGAGGGTGACACGATTGAGATCGAGATAAACCCGGACAGACAGGACATGCTCTCAACCGAAGGGATCGCTTTAGCACTACGGGCATTTCTGGGGATAAGCCCGGGTCTCCCGAAACATCCTGTCAGAAAGTCTGGAAAGGAGATCATCGTCCAGAGAGGCCTGGAGAAGATTCGGAAATACATCGCCTGTGGCATAGTCAAGAACGTAGAAGTATCAGATGAACTCATCAAGGAGTATATGCGTCTTCAAGAAGCACTCACTGCAACACATGGAAGAAATAGACGGAAGGCAAGTATCGGTCTCTATGTCTATGACGAGCTCAAGTTCCCAGTCACGTACAAGACCGAGCGACCTGACAAGATCCATTTTGTGCCACTTGGATATGAGACAGAGATGGATGGGCCAACAATTCTTAGAGAACATGTCAAGGGAATCGAGTATGGGCCGATCATCGCGGAGTTCAAGAAGTGGCCGCTCTTAGTCGATTCGGAAGGAAAGATTCTCAGTCTGCCACCTGTCATCAATAGTAACGATCTTGGGCGCGTGACCGAACACACTCGAAACATCTTTGTCGAGGTGACTGGCACACACTTGCCCACAGTTGAGCAGGCGCTTAACATCATGGTGACCACTCTGGCTGAGCGTCATGGCAAGATAGAATCGGTGACCGTGACGTATCCTGACGGAACTGTGCTTGAGACCCCAAACCTGAGACCAAGGACCATGACCGTAACCATTGATGAGATCAAAACAATGACTGGTCTTGATCTGAAACCTGAGGAGATAGTGGAATCGCTGGAACGGATGAACTACGATGCACGGTTGGTGGGCAAGCATAAGGTAAAGGTCGCAATCCCACCATTTCGAACAGATGTTCTGCATCCTGTAGACATCATTGAGGATGTGGCCATTGGCTATGGGTTTGATCGGATCGAGCCGGTGATTCCTTCAACAATGACAGCAGGCTCACTGAGACCACTGACACGGCTACGGAATAAATGCAGGGATCTGATGATTGGAGCAGGGTATCAAGAGATCATGAGTTACGTCATGACATCACCTGAAATAATGAATGCGCACATGAAGAGAGATCGACCACTCGTTCAAGTGGGCAACCCTAAGAGCAGAGATTTTTCGGTGCTCAGAAACTCGCTTGTGCCAGTATTGCTCGATTTCGCCTCAAAGAACCAACATGCAGACTACCCGCAAAAGGTGTTCGAGGTGGGAGATGTGGTCATCCCTGATGCACAAAAAGAGACACGGGTGGATCAGCGTGCTATGCTCTGTGGTCTGACCACGGACACAAGGGTCAACCTCACCGATCTAATGACCGAGATCGGGTTCTTGTTGAGAGGAATGGGACTTGATGGAAGATTCAAGTTCAAGTCAAGAGAGGACCCATCATTCATTCAAGGTCGAAGCGGCACGATCCTAATTGATGACCAAGAGACTGGTTATTTTGGGGAGGTTGCACCTGAAGTCTTAGAGGCCTTTCAATTAGGGCACCCGGTGGTCACCTTTGAATTAACCCTCCCTTCGAGTGGCAATTGGGAAACACACTAA
- a CDS encoding phenylalanine--tRNA ligase subunit alpha, which produces MIDHIQLTEGERRVLSELIQIATEIPAQELAERIGEQPERVISILNALAEKGIINLRVIEQETYSLTDEGKQYAKEGLPEVRVFDAIKNLGGEAGLDEIVERAGISPKAKGIAISWCRKNGWVDISKRDGKTILKNKTNEPRSQVVEVLELLASGEQSVPDDLQQGLKQGLDRTLVTSHVTKSFVASMNPEKVQEIQQALSQETKGIIDLTPEILATRAWENKTFRPFNVEIQPAYANLGRKHPYAEFLDWLKEILVGLGFTEWFGPYVETEFWNNDVLFVPQDHVAREVQDQYRVSQPYDHGDILDEKHYRAVKAVHENGGNTGSIGWQAPFSREITTRLVLRSHTTPVSVRYLSEHDSPPHKMFIIDRNFRAEKLNPHHAQEFNQCEGIIWDKKLTLRDLMGYISEICKRVGIKKLRFKPGQFPFTEPSVEGFAKHETLGWIEVAPGGIFRPEVTYPLGIKDTVLAWGLGAGRMYMASMGIADIRELYSRDLTWLRRKYFVK; this is translated from the coding sequence ATGATTGACCACATTCAGTTGACAGAAGGCGAGCGACGAGTTCTCTCCGAGCTGATTCAAATAGCTACGGAAATTCCCGCTCAGGAGCTTGCAGAGAGAATTGGCGAGCAGCCCGAACGGGTGATCTCCATTCTAAATGCGCTTGCCGAGAAAGGGATCATCAATCTGAGAGTGATTGAGCAGGAGACCTATTCCCTGACCGATGAGGGGAAGCAGTACGCAAAAGAGGGTCTCCCAGAGGTACGTGTCTTCGATGCGATTAAGAATCTTGGTGGAGAGGCAGGCCTTGACGAGATAGTTGAGAGAGCGGGGATCTCTCCAAAGGCGAAAGGCATAGCAATCAGCTGGTGCCGGAAAAATGGATGGGTGGATATCAGCAAGAGAGATGGAAAGACTATACTCAAGAACAAGACCAATGAGCCAAGATCGCAGGTTGTTGAAGTTCTCGAACTTCTTGCGTCAGGGGAGCAGAGCGTCCCAGACGATCTTCAACAGGGTCTGAAACAGGGATTAGATCGTACCCTTGTCACATCACACGTCACAAAATCATTTGTAGCCAGCATGAATCCTGAAAAGGTACAGGAGATTCAGCAGGCTCTATCACAAGAGACCAAGGGCATTATCGATCTCACTCCCGAAATACTTGCGACAAGGGCGTGGGAGAACAAGACCTTCAGACCGTTCAATGTGGAGATTCAGCCAGCCTATGCCAATCTTGGTCGCAAACATCCCTATGCGGAATTCTTGGACTGGCTAAAAGAGATTCTCGTAGGACTTGGGTTCACTGAATGGTTCGGCCCATATGTTGAGACCGAGTTCTGGAACAATGATGTCCTATTCGTGCCTCAAGACCATGTGGCCAGAGAGGTACAGGATCAGTATAGGGTCTCACAGCCATATGATCACGGAGACATCCTTGACGAGAAACATTATCGAGCAGTCAAGGCGGTTCACGAGAACGGTGGGAATACTGGATCGATCGGGTGGCAAGCGCCGTTCAGTCGAGAGATCACAACACGGTTGGTCTTGAGGTCTCATACTACACCAGTATCGGTCAGGTATCTCTCGGAACACGACAGCCCGCCTCACAAGATGTTCATAATAGATCGCAACTTTAGAGCGGAGAAACTTAACCCTCATCATGCACAGGAATTCAATCAATGCGAGGGCATCATCTGGGATAAGAAGCTGACACTGCGAGACCTCATGGGCTATATCTCAGAAATCTGCAAACGAGTGGGCATCAAGAAATTGAGATTCAAACCGGGGCAGTTCCCGTTCACAGAACCAAGTGTCGAGGGATTCGCCAAGCACGAGACCCTAGGTTGGATCGAGGTTGCACCGGGAGGTATCTTCCGACCTGAGGTCACATATCCCCTTGGGATCAAAGACACGGTACTGGCATGGGGCCTCGGAGCAGGACGGATGTACATGGCATCAATGGGAATTGCGGACATTAGAGAACTCTATTCTAGAGATCTGACTTGGCTCCGCAGGAAGTACTTTGTAAAATGA
- the prf1 gene encoding peptide chain release factor aRF-1, whose product MSVERQQLKKKIQELKALKGRHSSFTTLYIPPSKNLTDVISFIRTELAGTDNIKSKTNRKNVADNLTAILSELTKIKELPKNGIAFFFGIQEEGGTLKTIREIVIPPAPVAQFLYICGREFDTSELEDMVKPKSLVVIVLIEGGKVTIGYLRGKHIELIRDEDFYIIGKTRAGGQSARRYQRIRDEKMQEFFKHVGKLLSDLLLDNIENVDAIVLGGNTIRAQEFLEKGDLDYRIREKVVDTIIPVSVVDETGLLQAMKEAARILKETEIYAERVAWDKFMESLMRGENTVTYGEKEVMAALREGRVEEILVVEDHQALDQLVDEVNLYGTKLLVFSTQTESGAQLKSFGGIAARLRW is encoded by the coding sequence TTGAGTGTAGAACGTCAACAGTTGAAAAAGAAAATTCAGGAACTCAAGGCACTGAAAGGCAGGCATAGCTCCTTCACTACACTGTACATACCCCCCTCCAAGAATCTGACTGATGTCATCAGCTTCATCAGAACCGAGTTGGCTGGAACTGATAACATCAAGAGCAAGACCAACAGGAAGAACGTTGCCGATAATCTGACTGCTATACTAAGCGAGCTCACAAAGATCAAAGAGCTTCCCAAGAACGGGATTGCCTTCTTCTTTGGGATTCAAGAGGAGGGCGGCACGCTCAAGACCATTCGTGAGATAGTCATTCCCCCCGCTCCAGTCGCTCAGTTTCTCTATATCTGTGGTCGCGAGTTTGACACATCCGAACTTGAGGATATGGTCAAGCCAAAGAGCCTTGTCGTCATTGTTCTTATTGAGGGTGGTAAGGTGACGATTGGGTATCTACGTGGCAAGCACATCGAACTAATACGCGATGAGGACTTCTATATCATTGGAAAGACACGTGCTGGAGGTCAGAGTGCAAGACGATACCAGCGCATCCGTGACGAGAAGATGCAGGAGTTCTTCAAGCACGTTGGAAAATTGCTGTCCGATCTGTTGCTTGATAATATTGAGAATGTAGATGCCATTGTGTTGGGTGGCAATACGATTAGGGCTCAGGAGTTTCTAGAGAAAGGAGACCTTGACTATCGTATCCGTGAAAAGGTTGTAGACACCATCATCCCGGTCAGTGTGGTTGACGAGACCGGTCTTCTTCAGGCCATGAAGGAGGCAGCACGGATCCTCAAAGAGACCGAGATCTATGCCGAGCGTGTGGCATGGGACAAGTTCATGGAATCGCTCATGCGCGGTGAGAACACAGTCACGTATGGTGAGAAGGAGGTTATGGCTGCACTCAGAGAGGGCCGCGTGGAAGAGATTCTCGTTGTCGAAGATCATCAGGCCCTTGACCAGCTCGTGGATGAGGTCAATCTCTACGGGACCAAGCTGCTTGTCTTTTCCACCCAGACGGAGTCCGGCGCCCAACTAAAGTCGTTTGGTGGAATTGCAGCCAGACTACGCTGGTAA